A DNA window from Setaria viridis chromosome 2, Setaria_viridis_v4.0, whole genome shotgun sequence contains the following coding sequences:
- the LOC117844555 gene encoding protein FEZ produces MDERADMDKSDEVLLPGFRFHPTDEELVGFYLKRKIQQKPLSIELIRQLDIYKYDPWDLPKLASTGEKEWYFYCPRDRKYRNSARPNRVTVAGFWKATGTDRPIYSSEGTKCIGLKKSLVFYKGRAAKGIKTDWMMHEYRMPSLSDPSIPKTPKDKSIPANDAWSICRIFKKPSSVAQRVSSHSWGPQSIATTTPELLSALQSIQASHFALESSSCSANQFNSQQCFQGRQQQKLNSSQDGSSCKVINFNRSLSLPQLSEKDTRSSPIILPFETQSLQKSSAVTSVLLSMAPEIVSSMNEALPNTEMEQLEPSYGYTDDWGIDANGAIGDKDDDPYTRKPVHVHSSGTECGIPRKIKFPFDLGVDSPDDWTSSIPCDSLPCPPPPTEMSNSSSTEKYYA; encoded by the exons ATGGATGAGAGAGCTGATATGGACAAGTCAGACGAGGTCCTCCTTCCTGGTTTTCGGTTCCATCCTACAGATGAAGAGCTCGTTGGCTTTTATCTCAAGAGAAAGATTCAACAAAAACCTCTGTCCATAGAGCTCATCAGGCAGTTGGACATCTATAAATATGATCCATGGGATCTCCCAA AacttgcaagcaccggggaaaAAGAATGGTACTTTTACTGCCCAAGGGACCGAAAGTATCGGAACAGTGCTAGACCAAATAGAGTCACAGTAGCTGGATTCTGGAAAGCAACAGGAACAGATAGGCCAATATACTCTTCTGAAGGAACAAAATGCATAGGCCTGAAGAAGTCTCTTGTCTTTTACAAAGGGAGAGCAGCAAAAGGGATCAAGACAGATTGGATGATGCATGAGTACAGGATGCCTTCTCTCAGTGATCCCTCAATTCCTAAAACACCAAAAGACAAAAGTATTCCAGCCAAT GATGCATGGTCTATTTGCAGGATATTTAAAAAGCCTAGCTCTGTGGCACAAAGAGTGTCGTCTCACTCCTGGGGTCCTCAATCAATTGCAACGACAACACCAGAGCTGCTATCTGCTTTGCAGTCCATACAAGCTTCCCATTTTGCTTTGGAAAGCTCATCATGCTCAGCAAATCAATTCAATAGCCAACAATGTTTCCAGGggcggcagcagcagaagcTCAACAGTTCACAAGATGGCTCTTCATGTAAAGTTATTAACTTTAACCGCAGTCTATCTTTACCTCAGCTGTCAGAGAAAGACACCCGTAGCAGTCCGATCATCTTGCCATTTGAAACACAATCACTGCAGAAATCATCAGCTGTCACATCAGTGCTTCTAAGCATGGCCCCTGAAATAGTCAGTAGCATGAATGAAGCTTTGCCAAACACAGAGATGGAACAGCTTGAACCATCCTATGGATACACAGATGATTGGGGTATAGATGCAAATGGAGCTATTGGAGATAaagatgatgacccatatacaagAAAACCTGTTCATGTACACAGTTCAGGCACTGAGTGTGGAATTCCACGAAAAATAAAATTCCCATTTGATTTAGGGGTGGATTCACCAGATGATTGGACCAGCAGCATACCATGTGATTCTCTCCCTTGCCCCCCACCACCCACAGAAATGTCAAATAGCAGTTCCACTGAAAAATATTATGCATAG
- the LOC117844554 gene encoding pentatricopeptide repeat-containing protein At1g74600, chloroplastic — translation MPPPRPRLPASAPARAIYASSASPAARAHHPLDGMPRRGAADRLAHLPAALADFIRTRAAGAGGRGPCRYSYGSSIAACATSAAPLAFAEQLYCAAWKDGLSRDAYVCSAAVDLLAKHGRLEDALRAFEDGDRGSVVCWNAAISGTARNGEHALGIEMFCDMVRGSSCGPNSFTYSGVLSACAAGAVLGVGRAVHGMVVRCDPGYDVFVGTSIVNMYVKCSEMGAAMNEFWRMPIRNVVSWTTAIAGFVQEEDPTSAMLLLREMVRSGVAINKYTATSILLACAQMSMIQEANQVHGMIMKTELYLDHVVKEALISTYAYVGAIELCEKVFQEVGTVSNRSIWSAFISGVSSHSLQRSILLLRRMLSQGLRPNDKCYASLFSFVDSTELGKQLHSLVIKDGFVQAVLVGSALSTMYSRCNDLKDSYKVFEEMQERDEVSWTSMVAGFATHGHSGEAFQVFRDMIVDGFTPDDVSLRPILSACNKPEYLLKGKEVHGHVFRVYGGTTSINHFLVSMYSKCRDLKSAQRIFYATQCKDQDMLSSMISGYATNGYSEEAISLFQLMFTTGFRIDRFVCSSIISVCADMARPFYGKLLHGYAAKVGILSDLSVGSSLVKLYSKSGNLDDSRKVFDEISAPDLVTWTSIIDGYAQHGSSQDALVMFDLMIRHGVKPDPVVLVSVLSACVRNGLVEEGFKHFNSMRTVYGVEPVLHHYCCMVDLLGRSGRLAEAKSFIESMPVKPDFMVWSTLLAACRVHDDAVLGRFVENKIREENYDSGCFATLSNIRANSGDWDGVMEIRKSVKDGKKEPGWSML, via the coding sequence ATGCCCCCACCGCGGCCCCGCCTCCCCGCCTCGGCCCCAGCCCGCGCCATCTACGCGTCCTCAgcctcccccgccgcgcgcgcccaccACCCGCTCGACGGAatgccgcgccgcggcgccgcggacCGCCTCGCGCACCTCCCGGCCGCGCTCGCGGATTTCATCCGAACGCgtgcggcgggggcgggaggcCGCGGCCCGTGCCGGTACTCCTACGGGAGCTCCATCGCCGCctgcgccacctccgccgcgccgctcgccttcGCCGAGCAGCTCTACTGCGCCGCCTGGAAGGACGGGCTCTCGCGGGACGCCTACGTATGCAGCGCCGCGGTCGACCTGCTCGCGAAGCACGGCCGCCTGGAGGACGCGCTGCGGGCGTTCGAGGACGGGGACCGCGGCAGCGTTGTCTGCTGGAACGCGGCCATCTCCGGGACGGCGCGCAACGGTGAGCACGCGCTCGGCATCGAGATGTTCTGTGACATGGTGAGGGGGTCCTCTTGCGGGCCCAACTCGTTCACGTACTCTGGGGTGCTCAGTGCGTGCGCGGCGGGTGCAGTGTTGGGGGTTGGGAGGGCGGTGCATGGCATGGTGGTCAGGTGTGATCCCGGGTACGATGTCTTCGTTGGGACATCGATTGTTAACATGTACGTGAAATGCAGCGAGATGGGTGCTGCCATGAATGAGTTCTGGAGGATGCCAATCCGGAATGTGGTTTCATGGACAACTGCAATCGCTGGTTTTGTGCAGGAGGAGGATCCAACAAGTGCCATGCTACTGCTCAGGGAAATGGTGCGGAGCGGCGTGGCGATTAACAAATACACTGCTACGAGCATATTGCTCGCCTGTGCTCAGATGTCCATGATACAGGAGGCTAACCAGGTGCATGGCATGATTATGAAGACTGAGCTGTACTTGGATCATGTTGTCAAGGAAGCTTTGATTTCCACATATGCATATGTTGGGGCTATTGAGCTGTGTGAGAAGGTGTTTCAAGAAGTTGGCACAGTTAGCAACAGAAGCATCTGGTCAGCTTTCATATCCGGGGTTAGCAGCCATAGCCTACAAAGATCAATTCTGTTGTTAAGGAGGATGCTATCTCAGGGCCTGAGACCAAATGACAAATGCTATGCTTCTCTTTTCAGTTTCGTTGATTCAACTGAGCTTGGCAAACAGCTGCATTCATTGGTCATAAAAGATGGGTTTGTTCAGGCTGTTCTTGTGGGAAGTGCACTCTCCACCATGTACTCCAGATGTAATGATTTGAAGGATAGCTACAAGGTCTTTGAAGAGATGCAGGAACGGGATGAAGTGTCATGGACATCAATGGTTGCTGGTTTTGCAACACATGGTCATTCAGGTGAGGCATTCCAGGTGTTCAGGGATATGATTGTTGATGGTTTTACACCAGATGATGTGTCGTTACGTCCCATTCTATCAGCCTGTAACAAACCAGAGTATTTGCTCAAAGGGAAGGAAGTTCATGGACATGTCTTTCGTGTCTATGGAGGAACCACATCCATTAACCATTTCCTTGTTTCCATGTACTCCAAATGTCGAGATTTAAAATCAGCTCAAAGAATTTTTTATGCAACTCAATGCAAAGACCAGGACATGTTATCTTCAATGATATCTGGATACGCTACAAATGGTTATAGTGAGGAGGCAATCTCATTGTTTCAGCTTATGTTTACAACTGGTTTTCGAATAGATAGATTTGTATGCTCATCAATTATTAGCGTCTGTGCTGACATGGCAAGACCATTCTATGGTAAACTATTACACGGGTATGCAGCTAAAGTAGGCATACTATCTGACCTGTCCGTGGGCAGTTCTCTTGTGAAGCTATACTCCAAAAGCGGCAACCTGGATGATTCTCGTAAAGTTTTTGATGAAATAAGTGCCCCTGATTTAGTTACTTGGACATCTATAATTGATGGATACGCTCAGCATGGAAGCAGTCAGGATGCTTTGGTGATGTTTGATTTGATGATTAGACATGGAGTTAAACCAGACCCTGTTGTACTTGTGAGTGTTTTGTCTGCTTGTGTCCGTAATGGTTTGGTTGAAGAAGGCTTCAAACATTTTAATTCAATGAGAACTGTGTATGGGGTTGAGCCAGTGTTGCACCACTACTGCTGTATGGTTGATTTACTTGGTCGATCTGGGAGGCTTGCAGAGGCGAAAAGTTTTATTGAGAGTATGCCTGTAAAACCTGACTTTATGGTGTGGAGCACACTGCTTGCTGCTTGCAGGGTTCATGATGATGCTGTACTTGGACGTTTTGTAGAAAATAAGATCCGTGAAGAAAATTATGATTCAGGGTGTTTTGCTACTCTTTCAAACATTCGAGCAAATTCTGGAGACTGGGACGGAGTAATGGAAATAAGGAAATCAGTCAAGGATGGGAAGAAAGAACCTGGATGGAGTATGTTGTAA
- the LOC117844556 gene encoding large ribosomal subunit protein eL34 has product MVQRLTYRKRHSYATKSNQTRVVKTPGGKLVYQYTKKRASGPKCPVTGKKIQGIPHLRPAEYKRSRLSRNRRTVNRPYGGVLSGTAVRERIIRAFLVEEQKIVKKVLKIQKTKDKTATK; this is encoded by the exons atggtGCAGCGTCTGACCTACCGGAAGCGGCACAGCTATGCCACCAAGTCCAACCAGACGCGGGTCGTCAAGACCCCAG GTGGCAAGCTCGTGTACCAGTACACCAAGAAGAGAGCCAGCGGGCCCAAGTGCCCCGTGACTGGGAAGAAGATCCAGGGG ATTCCCCACCTCAGGCCTGCTGAGTACAAGAGGTCCAGGTTGTCCAGGAACCGCAGAACTGTGAACCGTCCCTATGGTGGAGTGCTCTCAGGAACTGCAGTTAGAGAAAG GATCATCCGTGCTTTCCTGGTTGAAGAGCAGAAGATTGTGAAGAAGGTGTTGAAAATACAGAAGACCAAAGACAAGACTGCCACAAAGTAA
- the LOC117843744 gene encoding uncharacterized protein, with protein MDAGGGVGGGAGVGATTAGGSSYGLVRTVVGYSTSPLFFWLLTVVLVAAIHIASGSKPSRSDEKERDEKKKARRDGFAAAEEREASGRGDDRVLEMMRSFSFVQATEEDFMEGMAAYEYSRVDAGAEHEQYNRVDAGAEHEQYNGVDAGTAHELVEPEPFAPAPAPSLSFKFQHQIAEIPREAAAVSREIPAQIEAVEEEELQEEKAPSIPLESAGKHEHEDEAEETELLLEEHVEEQRREVVEQAAPSKVVSTTHNYQFLTERDFRGFIREPEAMTVRVQEAFMPPSPTPSPPLPQQHEERRGANIVPRTGGFLTERDFRPADEPDARESVASSGMRTPSRSRKPADEPDVCESVASSGKRTPSWSRKTADEPDACESVASSGKRTPSWSRKTADEPDACESVASSRKRSPPRSRKPASSPSVASKGSAVGARMSFASEFSGFGDSDSESSGSDGYSVKDLVVDSDSDWFLSEKDFPASARNSGNLKSYKAKVLKAMEALEAAAKLEQSYQDSATTVSPGSVCQGSPDTIPDGSPKFPEDMWSRSPSPDVEYKEDEEKVTREAEEQYDEDVEHRSVVEEEGSVDMSDDEHSPKGKKVESAPVYDLAPADNSMDHSEKETITLNDYSGEAISDTQKGPEAVSAKELAAVSSDQVAGPAKRSPEPSEKEFIGLVDHSLEHSSDDRRETSSESGQSYEIVFDDNRRPEPSETEFVGTNDQSHELISDVWKEIISRNDQRSTVAYANEGGLDASEEEFVGRNDRTNEFISNEKKVTFSTINDQSFAVISDEKSIPETPEEQFSLTDHRNGVVHEAKNISETGEDEEQASANDYMDDAARQAYISVTGKAKIYEEEGEDPEVKWKDLTEEEEDELESLWEHQDLIEQLKLELKKVRSIGLPTILEESETPKAPMEDLKPWRIDAKFLREDPMDELNKFYKSYRERMRKFDILCYQKMYAIDFLQLRGPQQSANSLKSLSPTVASILSHNFRPSRRRSPEDPSERFLKELRYDLETVYVGQMCLSWEFLRWQYEQARDLPESDPYHSHQYNQVAGEFQQFQVVVQRFVEDESFKGPRLPNYINNRCVLRNLLQVPVIKEDSLKDRMEDQRKGNYVITSEELEEIMEEAMHILWEFIKADKVETTPTSVIKGLSSTHVELQDPSDHDLMAHIHAALQKKEKRLKDLLRTGNCIVKKFKKPKEDRSNQNLFFSQVDMKLVARVLRMPRITSEQLQWCKAKLDKIILVDRKIHREASFLLFPC; from the exons ATGGACGCCGGAGGTGGagtcggcggcggtgcaggcgtgGGCGCCACCACGGCCGGCGGCTCGTCGTATGGGCTCGTCCGCACCGTGGTGGGGTACTCGACCTCGCCTCTCTTCTTCTGGCTCCTCACCGTCGTGCTCGTCGCCGCGATCCACATCGCCTCCGGCTCCAAGCCCTCCAG GAGCGATGAGAAGGAGAGGgatgagaagaagaaggcgcggcGCGATGGGTTCGCCGCTGCCGAGGAGAGGGAGGCGTCGGGCAGGGGCGACGACCGGGTCCTGGAGATGATGCGCAGTTTCAGCTTCGTGCAGGCGACCGAGGAGGATTTCATGGAGGGTATGGCCGCCTACGAGTACAGCCgcgtcgacgccggcgcggaGCACGAGCAGTACAACCgcgtcgacgccggcgcggaGCACGAGCAGTACAACGGCGTCGACGCCGGCACAGCGCACGAGCTTGTCGAGCCCGAGCCGtttgcgccggcgccggcgccaagcCTCAGCTTCAAGTTCCAGCACCAGATAGCCGAAATtccgcgggaggcggcggcggtttcgAGGGAAATACCAGCCCAAATAGAAGcagtggaagaagaagagctgcAGGAAGAGAAGGCGCCGTCAATTCCTTTGGAATCGGCGGGCAAGCACGAGCATGAAGACGAAGCAGAGGAAACGGAGCTGCTATTGGAAGAACATGTGGAAGAGCAGAGGAGAGAGGTTGTGGAGCAGGCCGCGCCATCAAAGGTCGTCTCAACCACGCACAACTACCAGTTCTTGACGGAGCGCGACTTCCGGGGGTTCATCAGGGAGCCAGAGGCCATGACGGTGCGCGTCCAGGAGGCTTtcatgccgccgtcgccgacaccgtcgccgccgctgccacagcAGCACGAGGAGCGACGGGGGGCCAACATCGTCCCCCGCACCGGCGGCTTCCTCACGGAGAGGGACTTCCGGCCGGCGGACGAGCCCGACGCGCGCGAGAGCGTGGCGTCGTCCGGGATGAGGACGCCGTCGCGGAGCCGGAAGCCGGCGGACGAGCCCGACGTGTGCGAGAGCGTGGCGTCGTCCGGGAAGAGGACGCCGTCGTGGAGCCGGAAGACGGCGGACGAGCCCGACGCGTGCGAGAGCGTGGCGTCGTCCGGGAAGAGGACGCCGTCGTGGAGCCGGAAGACGGCGGACGAGCCCGACGCGTGCGAGAGCGTGGCGTCGTCCAGGAagaggtcgccgccgcggagccggAAGCCGGCGAGCTCCCCGTCCGTCGCGTCCAAGGGCAGCGCCGTCGGCGCGAGGATGAGCTTCGCGTCGGAGTTCTCCGGCTTCGGCGACTCCGACTCCGAGTCCAGCGGCAGCGACGGTTACTCGGTGAAGGACCTCGTCGTCGACTCCGACAGCGACTGGTTCCTCTCGGAGAAGGACTTCCCGGCGTCTGCGCGCAACTCCGGCAACCTCAAAAGTTACAAGGCGAAGGTGCTTAAGGCCATGGAAGCCCTGGAGGCAGCGGCCAAGCTGGAGCAGTCTTACCAGGACTCGGCAACGACAGTGTCGCCGGGTTCGGTCTGCCAGGGCTCCCCTGACACTATTCCCGATGGCTCTCCTAAGTTCCCTGAAGACATGTGGTCTCGCAGTCCTTCGCCGGACGTCGAGTACAAAGAGGACGAGGAGAAGGTAACAAGGGAAGCTGAAGAACAGTATGACGAGGACGTCGAACATAGAAGCGTggtggaagaggaggggagCGTCGACATGAGCGACGACGAGCACTCACCAAAGGGCAAGAAGGTAGAATCAGCACCAGTGTATGATCTGGCTCCTGCAGACAACAGTATGGATCATTCAGAGAAGGAAACCATCACTCTCAATGATTACTCAGGTGAAGCTATTTCTGATACTCAGAAAGGTCCAGAGGCAGTCTCTGCGAAAGAATTAGCTGCTGTATCATCAGACCAAGTTGCTGGCCCAGCCAAGAGAAGCCCTGAGCCATCAGAGAAGGAATTTATCGGTTTGGTTGATCATTCACTTGAGCACAGTTCTGACGACAGGAGAGAAACTTCCAGTGAAAGTGGTCAGTCATATGAAATAGTTTTTGACGACAACAGAAGGCCAGAGCCTTCGGAGACAGAATTTGTAGGTACGAATGATCAGTCGCATGAACTTATTTCTGATGTTTGGAAAGAGATTATCAGTAGAAATGATCAAAGATCCACAGTGGCTTACGCCAATGAGGGAGGCCTGGATGCGTCAGAGGAAGAATTTGTGGGCAGAAATGACCGTACAAACGAGTTTATTTCTAATGAGAAGAAAGTGACTTTCAGTACTATAAATGATCAGTCATTTGCAGTAATTTCTGATGAGAAGAGCATCCCAGAGACTCCAGAGGAACAATTCAGTTTAACTGACCATCGAAATGGAGTAGTTCATGAAGCCAAGAACATTTCAGAGACCGGAGAAGATGAGGAACAAGCCAGTGCAAATGATTATATGGACGATGCCGCTCGACAAGCCTATATTTCAGTTACTGGGAAGGCGAAGATATatgaagaggaaggagaggatccGGAAGTCAAGTGGAAGGATTTgacagaagaagaggaggatgaactGGAGTCACTGTGGGAGCACCAGGACCTGATAGAGCAGCTGAAGCTTGAGCTGAAGAAGGTGCGGTCAATCGGGCTGCCCACGATCCTGGAGGAGTCAGAGACACCAAAGGCCCCAATGGAGGACCTCAAGCCATGGAGGATCGATGCTAAGTTCCTCCGCGAAGACCCGATGGACGAGCTGAACAAGTTCTACAAGAGTTACagggagaggatgaggaagttTGACATATTGTGCTACCAAAAGATGTATGCAATAG ATTTCCTACAGCTCAGAGGACCTCAGCAGTCCGCCAACTCTCTAAAGTCCTTGTCACCGACCGTGGCGTCCATCCTGTCACACAATTTCCGGCCATCGCGTCGGAGATCCCCCGAGGACCCGTCGGAGCGGTTTCTCAAGGAGCTTCGGTATGATTTGGAGACGGTGTACGTCGGACAGATGTGCCTGTCATGGGAGTTCCTCCGGTGGCAGTACGAGCAGGCCCGTGACCTGCCGGAGTCTGACCCTTACCACAGCCATCAGTACAACCAGGTAGCCGGAGAGTTCCAGCAGTTTCAGGTTGTGGTGCAGAGGTTCGTCGAGGATGAATCGTTCAAGGGCCCCAGGCTGCCAAACTACATCAACAACCGTTGCGTCCTCCGCAATCTCCTGCAAGTACCCGTAATAAAAG AGGACAGCTTGAAGGACAGGATGGAGGATCAGCGCAAGGGGAACTATGTCATCACCAGTGAGGAGCTGGAGGAAATCATGGAGGAGGCGATGCACATCCTGTGGGAGTTCATCAAGGCCGACAAAGTCGAGACGACACCGACATCAGTGATCAAGGGCTTGTCGAGCACCCACGTGGAGCTTCAGGACCCTTCAGATCATGATCTTATGGCGCACATCCATGCCGCGTTACAGAAG aaagagaagaggctcAAGGATCTCCTCCGGACCGGCAACTGCATcgtgaagaagttcaagaagCCCAAGGAGGACAGATCGAACCAGAACCTCTTCTTCTCGCAGGTTGATATGAAACTGGTGGCGCGGGTGCTGAGGATGCCGAGGATCACCAGCGAGCAGCTGCAGTGGTGCAAGGCGAAGCTGGACAAGATCATACTGGTAGATAGGAAGATCCACAGGGAGGCTTCATTTTTGTTGTTCCCCTGTTGA